One stretch of Archocentrus centrarchus isolate MPI-CPG fArcCen1 chromosome 5, fArcCen1, whole genome shotgun sequence DNA includes these proteins:
- the h6pd gene encoding GDH/6PGL endoplasmic bifunctional protein, whose amino-acid sequence MFVTVFLLLVTLCNQGGYGKAEEAQRPGHISVIIVGGTGDLAKKYLWQGFFQLYINQVNSGNTFSFYGGGQSPTEKATPVLFEILKAVSCTKDVSQERCALLKDQFLRLAQYRQLKSLEDYQNLAKHIEQQLQEEGMTEAGRLFYLSVPAFAYADIADKINSSCRPKGGAWLRVVLEKPFGHDYRSAQVLASQLGNSLKEEEMYRIDHYLGKQVVSKILPFRIENKKILAPIWNKHHIERVEIVLKETLDVKGRIAFYDQYGVIRDVLQNHLTEVMTLLTMRLPMNVSSSEEVLGNKLQILSSILPLGKDQAVIGQYQAYKAEVQQELNKTKDHVSRTPTFSAVLAHIDDAQYEGVPILLISGKMLDERVGYARILFKNDIFCVQNHNNIHCKPKQIVFYFGHGSLQYPAILVSKNLFKPALIDSEWKEVTEHTDVNVLGLPISDYFVQTPIEQREAYAELISHIFFGLKNSFVSTENLLASWSIWTPLVNSLIGSFPRIYPGGADNADLLDIHLKGKEISYNNKVVIISPDQMSGASANGFQVMQGKFRSSVMVSAWAEQLVEKLATDIQEAAEAAIYEGGVFHLALSGGSTPLALFHRLADHHFTFPWRDTHIWMVDERCVLHTELESNFRSLHDHLLQNVRIPYYNIHPMPVHLNQRLCVEEDGGVLMYEKELTKLVNSSSFHFVLLGVGYDGHTASLFPGGKVDELGDSLVALTESPAKPHQRMSLTLKAINQARKVALLVMGKSKHELITQLSRMKDNPDKWPVTGVKPSNGNLVWYIDYDALLG is encoded by the exons ATGTTTGTGACTGTATTCCTGCTTCTGGTCACTTTGTGCAACCAGGGAGGATATGGCAAGGCAGAGGAGGCACAGCGACCTGGCCATATTTCAGTGATCATAGTGGGAGGCACAGGTGACCTGGCAAAGAAGTACCTGTGGCAGGGATTCTTCCAGCTGTACATTAACCAGGTCAATAGTGGAAACACTTTTTCCTTCTATGGTGGAGGACAGTCCCCCACTGAAAAGGCCACACCGGTGCTCTTTGAGATCCTGAAGGCAGTGTCCTGCACGAAGGATGTTTCTCAGGAGCGCTGCGCTCTGCTAAAAGACCAGTTCCTGCGGCTCGCACAGTATCGCCAGCTGAAGTCACTAGAGGACTATCAGAATCTGGCCAAGCACATTGAGCAACAGCTCCAAGAGGAGGGAATGACCGAAGCAGGCAGGCTCTTCTACCTCTCAGTACCAGCTTTTGCATATGCAGATATTGCTGACAAAATTAATAGTAGTTGCAGGCCAAAAGGTGGGGCTTGGCTGAGGGTGGTGCTTGAAAAACCTTTTGGACATGACTACAGGAGTGCTCAAGTACTGGCATCTCAACTTGGGAACTCACTCAAGGAAGAAGAAATGTACAGAATTGACCACTACCTGGGGAAGCAG gTGGTTTCAAAGATACTTCCATTTAgaatagaaaacaaaaagattctTGCTCCCATCTGGAACAAGCACCACATTGAGCGAGTGGAGATTGTACTGAAAGAGACCCTGGATGTTAAAG GTCGTATTGCCTTCTATGACCAGTATGGTGTAATCAGGGATGTGCTACAGAATCACCTGACTGAGGTCATGACACTGTTGACCATGAGGCTTCCCATGAATGTGAGTAGCAGTGAGGAAGTCCTTGGAAACAAGCTGCAGATCCTTAGTTCCATACTGCCTTTAGGAAAGGATCaagctgtgattggtcagtacCAAGCTTACAAAGCAGAGGTTCAGCAGGAGCTGAATAAGACCAAAGATCATGTCAGTCGCACACCAACATTTTCAG cTGTACTAGCTCACATCGATGACGCTCAGTACGAAGGCGTGCCAATCCTTTTGATCTCAGGGAAGATGCTAGATGAGCGGGTGGGATACGCACGcattctgtttaaaaatgacATCTTTTGTGTTCAAAACCACAATAACATTCACTGCAAGCCCAAACAGATCGTTTTCTACTTTGGACATGGCAGCCTGCAATATCCAGCGATTCTTGTTAGTAAGAATTTATTCAAGCCAGCTCTAATAGACAGTGAGTGGAAGGAAGTGACGGAGCACACAGATGTCAACGTTTTAGGCTTGCCTATTTCAGACTACTTTGTGCAAACTCCAATAGAGCAGAGGGAAGCTTATGCAGAACTTATTTCTCACATCTTTTTTGGACTTAAGAATAGCTTTGTTAGTACAGAAAACCTGCTGGCATCCTGGAGCATATGGACACCGCTGGTCAACAGTTTAATCGGCTCTTTTCCCCGCATCTACCCTGGTGGTGCTGACAATGCTGACTTGCTGGACATCCATCTGAAAGGGAAAGAGATTAGCTACAACAATAAGGTGGTGATAATCAGTCCTGATCAGATGAGTGGCGCATCAGCAAATGGTTTCCAAGTGATGCAAGGTAAATTTCGCAGTTCTGTAATGGTGTCTGCGTGGGCTGAGCAGCTTGTCGAAAAGCTGGCCACAGATattcaggaagcagcagaggccGCCATTTATGAGGGCGGTGTCTTCCATCTCGCCCTCTCCGGTGGATCTACTCCCCTTGCTCTGTTTCACAGGTTGGCCGATCACCACTTCACCTTCCCCTGGAGGGACACGCACATCTGGATGGTGGATGAGCGTTGCGTCCTGCACACAGAACTGGAGTCTAATTTCCGCAGCTTGCATGACCATCTACTCCAGAATGTGAGAATCCCCTATTACAACATCCACCCCATGCCAGTTCATCTCAACCAGCGTCTGTGtgtggaggaagatggaggagtGCTAATGTATGAGAAGGAGCTCACTAAATTGGTTAATAGCTCCAGCTTCCACTTTGTATTGCTGGGTGTTGGCTATGATGGCCACACAGCCTCTTTGTTCCCTGGTGGCAAAGTGGATGAACTTGGTGATAGTCTGGTGGCCCTCACTGAGAGCCCTGCCAAGCCACATCAGCGTATGAGCCTCACTCTTAAAGCCATTAATCAAGCCCGCAAGGTTGCCCTTTTGGTGATGGGCAAAAGCAAGCACGAGCTGATCACCCAACTGAGCCGAATGAAGGACAACCCAGACAAATGGCCTGTCACTGGGGTGAAGCCTTCTAATGGTAACCTTGTTTGGTACATAGACTATGATGCACTTTTAGGGTAA